The Winogradskyella schleiferi genome has a window encoding:
- a CDS encoding SPOR domain-containing protein yields the protein MKLKYKSLCLVILGFLLTAALHAQQGEVNISQDSDIDKLLEFKKDIKTSKVYKIQVYQSVDPDKAQREKSNFLNSYDQWPVEIVWNTPNYKVWVGNFATRLEAERAGVKIKKQYMNAIIFQPKTDKD from the coding sequence ATGAAATTAAAATATAAATCCCTGTGTTTAGTGATTTTAGGCTTTCTATTAACGGCTGCTTTACATGCACAACAAGGGGAAGTTAATATTAGCCAAGACAGTGATATTGATAAATTATTAGAGTTTAAAAAGGATATTAAAACATCGAAGGTATATAAAATCCAAGTATATCAAAGTGTAGATCCCGATAAAGCACAACGGGAGAAATCCAATTTCTTAAACTCCTATGACCAATGGCCTGTGGAAATTGTATGGAACACGCCTAATTATAAAGTTTGGGTTGGCAATTTTGCAACAAGATTGGAAGCTGAACGTGCTGGTGTAAAAATCAAGAAACAATACATGAATGCTATTATTTTTCAGCCTAAAACTGATAAGGACTAA
- a CDS encoding c-type cytochrome, with the protein MKQVIYCGLTSKIYSLCIVLLLTFSTSLIAQEGDPANGKSLYNSNCAACHKLDKPMTGPALRNVEARLAEEQGLGREWLNSWIRNSASLIKSGDSYAVKIYNEYNQTAMTAFPQLSDQDISDILAYTAAPAPEPVVVESTGGGEAGQQGGVSNNLILGALALLFALLAMALVLVNKTLNRFADAKGIEVPAENKKTPLWKAFVQNQFLVLVTAIVFLLASGYFVYGYFMQVGVDQGYEPVQPIHYSHRIHAGDNGIDCKYCHSSARVSKHSGIPSLNVCMNCHKSISEVAPETLAEGEEYGVDYNAEIQKLYDAVGWDGTGYTGDQKPVKWIRIHNLPDFAYFNHSQHVSVAGIECQTCHGPVEEMEIMYQHAPLTMGWCINCHRETNVKVQDNEYYTKIHEELSKKYGVDQLTAAQMGGLECGKCHY; encoded by the coding sequence ATGAAACAGGTGATTTACTGTGGTTTAACCTCAAAGATATATAGTCTTTGTATTGTACTTTTACTTACGTTTTCAACTTCTCTTATAGCCCAAGAAGGTGATCCTGCAAATGGAAAATCACTTTATAATTCTAATTGTGCCGCTTGTCATAAGCTAGACAAGCCAATGACAGGTCCTGCATTACGTAATGTTGAGGCGAGATTGGCGGAAGAACAAGGTCTTGGTAGAGAGTGGTTAAATTCATGGATTAGAAATAGTGCTTCATTGATTAAGTCTGGAGATTCTTACGCTGTTAAAATTTACAACGAGTACAACCAAACAGCGATGACGGCCTTCCCGCAGTTGAGTGATCAAGATATTTCTGATATTTTAGCTTATACAGCTGCTCCTGCTCCAGAGCCTGTTGTGGTTGAGAGCACTGGTGGTGGAGAGGCTGGTCAACAAGGAGGAGTTTCAAACAACTTAATCTTAGGTGCTTTAGCTTTATTGTTTGCTTTACTAGCAATGGCTTTAGTGTTAGTAAATAAAACACTTAATCGATTTGCAGATGCTAAGGGTATTGAGGTTCCTGCCGAAAATAAAAAAACACCATTATGGAAAGCGTTTGTTCAGAACCAGTTTTTGGTATTGGTTACGGCAATCGTCTTTTTATTGGCGAGTGGTTACTTTGTATATGGTTATTTTATGCAAGTTGGTGTAGATCAGGGTTACGAACCGGTTCAGCCAATTCATTATTCGCATAGAATTCATGCTGGTGATAATGGTATCGATTGTAAATATTGTCACTCTTCAGCAAGGGTGAGCAAGCATTCGGGCATTCCTTCATTAAATGTTTGTATGAATTGTCATAAATCGATTTCAGAAGTGGCACCAGAGACTTTAGCGGAAGGTGAAGAATATGGTGTAGATTATAATGCTGAAATCCAAAAATTATACGATGCAGTAGGCTGGGATGGCACAGGTTATACAGGAGATCAAAAGCCTGTAAAATGGATTCGTATTCATAATTTGCCTGATTTTGCTTATTTCAATCACTCACAGCATGTTTCTGTTGCAGGTATAGAATGTCAAACTTGTCATGGACCTGTTGAGGAAATGGAAATTATGTACCAACATGCGCCGTTAACTATGGGCTGGTGTATTAACTGTCACAGAGAGACGAATGTAAAAGTTCAAGACAACGAGTATTATACAAAAATTCACGAAGAACTATCCAAAAAGTATGGTGTTGATCAGTTAACTGCTGCACAAATGGGAGGTTTGGAATGTGGTAAATGCCACTATTAA
- the nusA gene encoding transcription termination factor NusA, whose amino-acid sequence MENVALIESFSEFKDDKLIDRVTLMAILEDVLRNALKKKYGDDDNFDIIINPDKGDLEIWRNRIVVADGEVEEPNQEIELSEAQKIEPDFEVGEDVAEEVKLIDLGRRSILALRQNLISKIHEHDNTNIYKHFKELEGEIYTAEVHHIRHRAIILLDDDGNEIILPKDRQIPSDFFRKGENVRGIIESVELKGSKPAIIMSRTSPVFLEKLFEQEIPEVFDGLITVKKVVRIPGEKAKVAVDSYDDRIDPVGACVGMKGSRIHGIVRELGNENIDVINYTNNIQLFVTRALSPARVTSLKLDEENMRAEVLLKPEEVSKAIGRGGHNIRLAGQLTGYEIDVFREGAEEDVELKEFSDEIEEWVISEFSKAGLDTAKSILEQDVNDLVKRTDLEEETILDVIRILKEEFED is encoded by the coding sequence ATGGAAAATGTAGCGTTAATTGAGTCATTTTCAGAATTTAAAGACGACAAATTAATAGATAGAGTTACGCTAATGGCAATTCTTGAAGATGTATTACGAAATGCATTGAAGAAAAAATATGGCGATGACGATAATTTTGATATCATTATAAATCCAGATAAAGGCGATTTAGAAATCTGGAGAAACCGTATTGTTGTGGCGGATGGAGAGGTTGAAGAACCTAACCAAGAAATTGAATTGTCTGAAGCTCAAAAAATAGAGCCAGATTTTGAAGTTGGCGAAGACGTTGCAGAAGAAGTGAAATTAATTGATTTGGGAAGACGTTCAATTTTAGCATTGAGACAAAACTTAATCTCTAAAATTCACGAGCATGATAATACTAACATTTATAAGCACTTTAAAGAGCTTGAAGGTGAGATTTATACAGCTGAAGTTCATCACATCCGTCACAGGGCAATTATTTTGCTAGACGACGATGGCAATGAAATTATCCTTCCAAAGGATCGACAAATTCCTTCAGATTTTTTCAGAAAAGGAGAAAATGTAAGAGGAATTATTGAAAGTGTGGAATTAAAAGGAAGTAAACCAGCAATTATAATGTCTAGAACCTCTCCTGTTTTTCTTGAGAAATTATTCGAACAAGAAATACCGGAAGTTTTCGATGGTTTAATTACCGTTAAAAAAGTAGTTCGTATTCCAGGTGAAAAGGCAAAAGTAGCAGTAGATTCTTATGATGATAGAATCGACCCAGTTGGTGCCTGCGTTGGTATGAAAGGATCTAGAATTCACGGTATTGTTCGTGAGTTAGGGAATGAAAATATTGACGTTATCAACTATACCAACAACATTCAGCTTTTTGTCACAAGAGCATTAAGTCCAGCAAGAGTAACGTCTTTAAAGTTAGATGAAGAAAACATGCGTGCTGAGGTGTTGTTAAAACCAGAAGAAGTGTCTAAAGCCATCGGTAGAGGTGGTCACAACATTCGTTTGGCGGGACAATTAACAGGTTATGAGATCGATGTGTTTAGGGAAGGTGCAGAAGAAGATGTAGAGTTAAAAGAATTCTCAGATGAGATTGAAGAATGGGTGATCTCTGAATTTAGCAAAGCAGGTCTAGATACCGCAAAGAGTATTTTGGAGCAAGATGTTAACGATTTAGTGAAGCGTACAGATTTAGAAGAAGAAACAATTTTAGATGTTATCAGAATTCTAAAAGAAGAATTTGAAGATTAA
- the nrfD gene encoding NrfD/PsrC family molybdoenzyme membrane anchor subunit — protein MASHYEAPIRRPLVTGEKSYHDVTIDVARPVEGKANRAWWIVFSIALVAFLWGIGCIIYTISTGIGVWGLNKTVNWAWDITNFVWWVGIGHAGTLISAVLLLFRQKWRMAINRSAEAMTIFSVVQAGLFPIIHMGRPWLAYWVLPIPNQFGSLWVNFNSPLLWDVFAISTYLSVSLVFWWTGLLPDFAMLRDRAVKPFQKKIYSLVSFGWSGRAKDWQRFEEVSLVLAGLATPLVLSVHTIVSFDFATSVIPGWHTTIFPPYFVAGAVFSGFAMVNTLLIIMRKVCNLEDYITVQHIELMNIVIMITGSIVGVAYITELFIAWYSGVEYEQYAFLNRATGPYWWAYWAMMSCNVFSPQFMWFKKLRTSIMFSFVISIVVNIGMWFERFVIIVTSLHRDYLPSSWSMFSPTFVDIGIFIGTIGFFFVLFLLYSRTFPVIAQAEVKTILKSSGERYKRIRENGETLVGTGADDRTSNYKLPETTTASKPLQDDEEKLGNLLEGVGRFDPDVQTPDDLKVISGIGPKMEEVLNTLGIFTYAQVSKMTKREYDLLDEITGSFPGRAERDDWSGQAKNLLNN, from the coding sequence ATGGCGTCTCATTACGAAGCACCTATTAGAAGACCTTTAGTCACTGGCGAAAAATCGTATCACGATGTTACTATAGATGTAGCAAGACCAGTTGAAGGCAAAGCCAACAGAGCATGGTGGATTGTTTTTAGCATTGCTTTGGTAGCATTCCTTTGGGGAATAGGTTGTATTATTTATACCATATCTACAGGTATTGGAGTTTGGGGTCTTAACAAGACCGTAAACTGGGCTTGGGATATTACTAACTTCGTTTGGTGGGTTGGTATTGGTCACGCAGGAACATTAATTTCTGCCGTACTTTTACTTTTCCGTCAAAAATGGAGAATGGCAATTAACCGTTCTGCGGAAGCCATGACCATTTTCTCAGTTGTACAGGCAGGTTTGTTTCCAATTATTCACATGGGTCGTCCATGGTTAGCATATTGGGTATTACCAATTCCGAATCAATTTGGGTCCTTATGGGTTAACTTTAATTCACCATTACTTTGGGATGTATTTGCGATTTCAACCTATTTATCTGTGTCACTAGTTTTCTGGTGGACAGGTTTATTACCAGATTTCGCTATGTTAAGAGACAGAGCTGTTAAACCTTTCCAAAAGAAAATTTATTCTTTAGTGAGTTTCGGTTGGTCTGGTCGTGCGAAGGATTGGCAACGTTTTGAAGAAGTATCTCTAGTACTTGCTGGTTTGGCAACACCTTTAGTACTTTCTGTACATACTATTGTATCCTTTGACTTCGCAACGTCGGTTATTCCAGGTTGGCATACGACGATTTTCCCACCTTACTTTGTTGCAGGAGCGGTATTCTCAGGATTTGCTATGGTAAATACACTCCTTATTATTATGAGAAAAGTGTGTAACCTTGAAGATTATATTACAGTACAACACATAGAGTTAATGAACATTGTAATTATGATTACAGGTTCGATCGTTGGTGTTGCTTATATTACAGAGCTATTTATTGCGTGGTATTCTGGTGTGGAGTACGAGCAATACGCATTCTTAAACAGAGCAACTGGACCTTACTGGTGGGCATATTGGGCAATGATGTCCTGTAATGTTTTCTCGCCTCAGTTTATGTGGTTTAAGAAATTAAGAACAAGTATTATGTTCTCATTCGTTATATCTATTGTTGTAAACATTGGAATGTGGTTTGAGCGATTTGTAATTATTGTAACCTCATTACATAGAGATTATTTACCATCTTCTTGGTCTATGTTCTCACCAACATTTGTGGATATTGGAATTTTCATTGGAACCATCGGATTCTTCTTTGTGTTATTCTTATTGTACTCACGTACATTCCCAGTAATTGCGCAAGCAGAGGTTAAAACCATTTTAAAATCTTCTGGAGAACGTTATAAGCGTATTAGAGAAAACGGAGAGACACTTGTCGGTACAGGTGCAGATGATAGAACATCTAACTATAAACTCCCTGAAACGACTACAGCTTCAAAACCTTTGCAGGACGATGAAGAAAAATTAGGTAATCTTTTAGAAGGTGTTGGCAGGTTTGATCCTGATGTTCAAACACCAGACGATTTAAAAGTGATTAGTGGTATTGGTCCAAAAATGGAAGAGGTACTGAACACATTAGGAATTTTTACTTACGCACAAGTAAGTAAAATGACAAAAAGAGAATATGACTTGTTAGATGAAATCACAGGTTCTTTCCCAGGAAGAGCAGAACGTGATGATTGGTCAGGACAAGCTAAAAACTTATTAAACAACTAA
- a CDS encoding TAT-variant-translocated molybdopterin oxidoreductase, translated as MSSNKKYWKSVEELNEKSSIVEALQQNEFVETIPTDEFLGDKETLESSSTTRRDFLKYVGFSTAAASLAACEGPVIKSIPYINQPTEIIPGVANYYATTIADGYDFASVLVKTREGRPIKIEHNSDSKTSGMANARVNASVLGLYDNLRVKSPMKGDSKISWETFMSETTSKLNGLNGKAIVLLTHSMPSPSTNKLIADFKSKFGNVSHVAYDAVSESATLDAYQAKYGTRGMANYDFSKAKTIVSIGADFLGDWQGGNFSGGYAKNRIPENGQMSRHIQFESNMSLTGANADKRVPLTPSEQKLALAKLYSAVTGNSSGGANLPEGIDAAIKSAAKELSLAGSNAVVVTGIQDVNAQTTVLEINSFLRSKAFDPSTTIKTRQGSDKAVMQLVADMKAGKVGAIIMNGVNPMYTLPNASDFKEGLAKTELSVAFSMKQDETATDCQYIAATPHNLESWGDFEFKSGHYSMMQPTIRPLFDTKQFQEVLMGWTGATGSYRDYLKSVWTESVLNGSSFNKAVQDGVFVAGSAGNSSNGSSTTVETSSSELNDKKDRTFLGGVIHDVAVGVGIKDEDKDEYTTTTSSTTVNNTSGNTDVASVLTGGAAARALAKTASANGMELSLYTKTGMGDGQQANNPWLQEFPDPITRTTWDNYLTISKADAERLKLENWHEANGGLNSSYAKVSVNGAEPITVPVIIQPGQAKGSAGLAFGFGRTSKALKAEMKTGVNAYPLYQNFNPVQNITIEKALGEHEFACVQLHNTLMGRGDIIKETSLEIFNTYKYNDHKHGWNKTPQVSLNHIETPVTSPDVDLWDEFDRSVGHHFNLSIDLNACTGCGACVIACHAENNVPVVGKTEMRRSRDMHWLRIDRYYSSEDSFEGDNEKKENISGLGSSLSEFGEMEHPADNPQVAFQPVMCQHCNHAPCETVCPVAATAHGRQGQNHMAYNRCVGTRYCANNCPYKVRRFNWFLYNKNDEFDYYMNDDLGRMVLNPDVTVRSRGVMEKCSMCIQKTQKTILDAKRDGRLVKDGEFQTACSAACGNGAMVFGDINDKDSKIAELKEDDRMYHLLESVGTKPNVIYQTKVRNTSKA; from the coding sequence ATGTCATCAAACAAGAAATACTGGAAAAGTGTTGAAGAGCTAAACGAAAAGAGCTCTATTGTTGAGGCGCTACAACAAAATGAATTTGTGGAAACAATTCCTACGGATGAATTTTTAGGAGATAAAGAAACTTTGGAATCTTCATCTACTACGCGTCGTGATTTCTTAAAATACGTTGGTTTCAGTACAGCGGCAGCTTCGCTAGCAGCTTGTGAAGGACCAGTGATTAAGTCAATTCCTTATATAAATCAACCAACGGAAATTATTCCTGGTGTAGCTAATTATTATGCAACGACGATTGCAGATGGTTACGATTTTGCTAGTGTTTTAGTAAAGACACGAGAAGGACGACCTATAAAAATTGAACATAATTCTGATTCCAAAACAAGTGGAATGGCAAATGCCAGAGTTAATGCTTCAGTTTTAGGACTGTATGATAACCTCAGAGTGAAATCGCCGATGAAAGGGGATTCAAAAATCTCTTGGGAGACGTTCATGTCTGAAACAACTTCAAAATTAAATGGCCTTAATGGTAAAGCGATTGTATTGTTAACACATTCAATGCCGAGTCCATCTACAAATAAATTAATTGCAGATTTCAAATCGAAATTCGGAAATGTAAGTCATGTGGCTTATGATGCCGTTTCAGAATCTGCAACATTAGATGCTTACCAAGCCAAGTACGGAACAAGAGGAATGGCTAATTACGATTTCTCTAAAGCAAAAACCATTGTTTCTATTGGAGCTGATTTTCTAGGGGATTGGCAAGGGGGTAATTTTTCTGGAGGTTATGCTAAAAATCGTATTCCAGAAAATGGTCAAATGTCCAGACATATTCAGTTTGAATCCAATATGTCTTTGACTGGTGCAAATGCAGACAAACGTGTGCCATTAACACCAAGTGAACAAAAATTAGCTTTAGCTAAATTATATAGTGCAGTAACTGGAAATTCTTCAGGAGGAGCAAATCTTCCAGAAGGCATTGATGCAGCAATCAAATCCGCAGCAAAAGAATTGAGTTTAGCTGGAAGTAACGCGGTGGTTGTTACAGGTATTCAAGATGTGAATGCACAGACAACAGTTTTAGAAATCAATAGCTTTTTAAGAAGTAAGGCTTTTGATCCGAGTACTACCATAAAAACTAGACAAGGAAGCGATAAAGCTGTGATGCAGTTAGTTGCTGATATGAAAGCTGGAAAAGTTGGTGCCATTATCATGAATGGTGTGAATCCAATGTACACACTTCCAAATGCTTCGGACTTTAAAGAAGGTTTGGCTAAAACAGAATTATCAGTTGCGTTTTCGATGAAACAAGACGAAACGGCAACAGATTGTCAATATATTGCTGCGACACCTCATAACTTAGAATCTTGGGGAGATTTCGAATTCAAGTCGGGTCATTATTCAATGATGCAACCTACAATTCGCCCATTGTTTGATACAAAACAGTTTCAAGAAGTATTGATGGGCTGGACGGGAGCGACAGGTTCTTATAGAGATTATTTAAAATCAGTTTGGACAGAAAGTGTATTAAATGGGTCTTCATTTAATAAAGCCGTTCAAGATGGTGTTTTTGTAGCAGGTTCAGCAGGAAATAGTTCAAATGGCTCATCGACAACAGTTGAAACTTCTTCATCTGAATTAAACGATAAAAAAGATAGAACGTTCTTAGGTGGCGTTATTCATGATGTTGCCGTAGGTGTTGGAATCAAAGACGAAGATAAAGACGAGTACACAACCACGACATCATCAACTACAGTTAATAATACGAGTGGTAATACAGATGTTGCTTCGGTATTAACAGGTGGTGCTGCAGCTAGAGCTTTGGCTAAAACAGCATCAGCAAATGGCATGGAATTATCACTTTATACCAAGACAGGTATGGGAGATGGTCAGCAAGCCAATAACCCATGGTTACAAGAATTTCCAGATCCTATTACTAGAACAACTTGGGATAACTATTTAACGATTTCTAAAGCAGATGCTGAAAGATTAAAGTTAGAAAACTGGCATGAAGCCAATGGTGGTTTGAATAGTAGCTATGCTAAAGTTTCAGTGAATGGAGCGGAACCGATAACCGTTCCTGTAATTATTCAGCCAGGACAAGCAAAAGGTTCTGCAGGTTTAGCATTTGGTTTTGGAAGAACGTCTAAAGCCTTAAAAGCCGAAATGAAAACGGGAGTTAACGCTTATCCATTATACCAAAATTTCAATCCTGTACAAAATATAACTATTGAAAAAGCTCTTGGCGAGCATGAATTTGCTTGTGTACAGTTGCACAATACCTTAATGGGTCGTGGAGACATCATTAAAGAAACAAGCTTAGAGATATTCAATACCTATAAATATAACGACCATAAACATGGTTGGAATAAAACACCTCAAGTATCCTTAAATCATATAGAAACGCCTGTAACATCTCCAGATGTAGATTTATGGGATGAGTTTGACCGTTCAGTTGGTCATCACTTTAATTTATCAATTGATTTAAATGCTTGTACAGGTTGTGGCGCATGTGTTATTGCATGTCACGCAGAAAATAATGTACCTGTTGTTGGTAAAACGGAGATGAGACGTAGTAGGGATATGCACTGGTTGCGTATTGATAGATACTATTCTTCAGAGGATTCATTTGAAGGTGATAACGAAAAGAAAGAAAATATTTCTGGTTTAGGTAGCTCATTGAGTGAGTTTGGTGAGATGGAACATCCTGCTGATAATCCTCAAGTAGCATTTCAACCTGTAATGTGTCAGCATTGTAATCATGCGCCTTGTGAAACAGTTTGTCCTGTAGCTGCAACAGCTCATGGTCGTCAAGGTCAAAACCACATGGCATATAACCGTTGTGTAGGTACAAGATATTGTGCCAACAACTGTCCTTATAAAGTACGTCGTTTCAACTGGTTCTTATACAATAAGAATGATGAGTTCGATTACTATATGAATGACGATTTAGGACGTATGGTATTGAATCCAGATGTTACTGTTCGTTCACGTGGTGTCATGGAAAAATGTTCTATGTGTATTCAAAAAACACAAAAAACAATTCTGGATGCAAAACGTGATGGACGTTTGGTTAAAGATGGAGAATTCCAAACGGCTTGTTCCGCAGCTTGTGGAAACGGAGCAATGGTATTCGGAGACATTAATGACAAAGACAGTAAGATTGCAGAACTAAAAGAAGATGATCGTATGTATCACTTGTTAGAAAGCGTTGGAACAAAACCAAACGTGATTTATCAAACAAAAGTGAGAAACACATCAAAAGCATAA
- the infB gene encoding translation initiation factor IF-2 has protein sequence MAQTRLNKVLRELNISIDRAVDFLESKGVEIEKSPNTKISQEVYDTLSDEFQTDATKREKAQEVSEAKLKEKEELREQREREIEEKQKQKAERESVVKAKAELSGPKQVGKIDLDKKAKAEKEEESKTPEVKETPKAEKAEKKEEAKPKTEEKEVSEKAETEKQEEADKTETAKAEKPKADESKTVETRKDKLAKEDKEGEPAEETLKTQYKKLSGPKVAGEKIDLSKFKKPKKKKDEKSSSDNTNKRKRRRISKGGNDTAGKPNFDKRRGGKGRGGNTRPKVVKEEPTEEDVKKQIRETLEKLQGKSSKGKGAKYRRDKRDQHREQSEIDQEIAAAESKTLKVTEFVTVSEVATMMEVGVTQVISACMSLGMMVTMNQRLDAETLTIVAEEFGYDVEFIKADIEESIDVVEDDPKDLEPRAPIVTVMGHVDHGKTSLLDYIRKENVIAGESGGITQHIGAYGVELENGQKIAFLDTPGHEAFTAMRARGAQVTDIAIIVVAADDAIMPQTKEAISHAQAAGVPIVFAINKIDKPDANPEKVKEQLAQMNLLVEDWGGKIQSHDISAKVGTGVKELLEKVLLEAELLELKANPNKAASGTVVEAYLDKGRGYVSTILVQAGTLKVGDYVLAGKNSGKVKAMQDERGHDVEEAGPATPVSILGLDGAPQAGDKFNVFADEREAKQIATKRTQLQREQSVRTQRHITLDEIGRRIALGDFQELNIILKGDVDGSVEALTDSFQKLSTEEIQVNIIHKGVGAITESDVLLATASDAIIVGFNVRPVGNARMIADKEEIDIRTYSIIYAAINDLKDAMEGMLSPEVKEEVTGTAEIREIFKVSKVGNIAGCMVTNGKIFRNSNIRIIRDGVVVHTGSLEALKRFKDDVREVAKGYDCGMQIKNYNDIAIGDVIEAFQEVEVKKKLK, from the coding sequence ATGGCTCAAACAAGATTAAATAAAGTATTAAGGGAATTAAATATTTCAATAGATCGTGCTGTGGATTTTTTAGAATCCAAAGGTGTCGAGATTGAGAAAAGCCCTAATACAAAAATTTCGCAAGAGGTTTATGACACGCTATCTGATGAATTTCAGACCGATGCAACGAAGCGTGAAAAAGCTCAGGAAGTTAGTGAAGCAAAACTTAAGGAAAAAGAGGAGCTTCGCGAACAGAGAGAACGCGAAATTGAAGAAAAGCAAAAGCAAAAGGCAGAAAGGGAATCTGTGGTTAAAGCTAAAGCTGAGTTAAGCGGCCCAAAACAAGTTGGTAAAATTGACTTAGACAAAAAAGCTAAAGCAGAAAAAGAGGAAGAGTCCAAAACTCCTGAGGTTAAGGAAACTCCAAAAGCTGAAAAGGCAGAAAAGAAAGAAGAGGCTAAGCCAAAAACTGAAGAAAAAGAAGTTTCTGAAAAAGCGGAAACCGAAAAGCAGGAGGAAGCTGATAAAACTGAAACAGCTAAAGCTGAAAAGCCAAAAGCGGACGAATCTAAAACGGTTGAGACTAGAAAAGATAAGTTAGCCAAGGAAGATAAGGAGGGAGAACCAGCTGAAGAGACCTTAAAAACACAATACAAAAAACTGTCCGGACCAAAAGTAGCAGGAGAGAAGATAGATCTTTCTAAATTCAAGAAACCTAAAAAGAAAAAAGACGAGAAGTCAAGTTCAGATAACACCAACAAGCGTAAAAGACGTAGAATTAGTAAAGGTGGAAATGATACAGCTGGAAAACCAAATTTTGATAAAAGACGAGGCGGTAAAGGACGTGGAGGAAATACAAGACCTAAAGTGGTTAAGGAAGAGCCTACTGAAGAAGATGTAAAGAAACAAATTAGAGAGACTCTTGAAAAATTACAGGGCAAATCCAGTAAAGGAAAAGGCGCTAAATATAGAAGAGACAAGAGAGATCAGCACAGAGAACAATCTGAAATTGATCAAGAAATTGCAGCAGCAGAAAGCAAGACGCTTAAAGTTACAGAATTTGTAACGGTAAGTGAGGTTGCTACCATGATGGAAGTTGGCGTTACCCAAGTGATTTCAGCATGTATGTCTTTAGGAATGATGGTTACAATGAACCAGCGTTTGGACGCAGAAACATTGACTATTGTTGCTGAAGAATTTGGATACGACGTAGAATTTATCAAAGCGGATATCGAAGAATCAATTGATGTTGTTGAAGACGATCCTAAGGATTTAGAACCAAGAGCGCCAATTGTAACCGTAATGGGTCACGTTGATCACGGTAAAACGTCTTTATTGGATTACATACGTAAGGAGAATGTAATTGCAGGAGAATCTGGTGGTATCACACAGCACATTGGTGCTTATGGTGTAGAGCTAGAGAATGGGCAAAAAATAGCATTTTTAGATACGCCAGGTCACGAGGCTTTTACAGCGATGCGTGCGCGTGGTGCCCAAGTTACGGATATCGCTATTATTGTTGTGGCAGCAGATGATGCTATAATGCCACAAACAAAAGAGGCGATTTCCCATGCCCAAGCAGCTGGAGTGCCAATTGTTTTTGCAATCAATAAAATAGATAAGCCAGATGCAAATCCTGAAAAGGTAAAAGAGCAATTGGCACAGATGAATCTCTTGGTAGAAGATTGGGGCGGTAAAATTCAATCCCATGATATTTCTGCGAAAGTAGGAACAGGTGTTAAGGAATTACTAGAAAAAGTATTACTTGAAGCCGAATTGTTAGAGCTAAAAGCCAATCCTAATAAAGCCGCAAGCGGAACAGTCGTTGAAGCTTACTTGGATAAAGGTAGAGGTTACGTGTCAACTATTTTAGTACAAGCAGGTACTTTAAAAGTTGGTGATTATGTATTAGCCGGAAAAAATAGTGGTAAAGTTAAGGCCATGCAAGATGAACGAGGACATGATGTTGAAGAAGCAGGACCTGCAACTCCAGTATCTATTCTTGGATTGGATGGTGCACCACAAGCAGGTGACAAGTTTAATGTCTTTGCAGATGAGCGTGAAGCAAAACAAATAGCAACCAAACGTACACAATTGCAACGTGAGCAATCCGTTAGAACGCAACGTCATATTACATTAGACGAAATAGGACGTCGTATCGCACTTGGAGATTTCCAAGAGTTGAATATTATCCTTAAAGGTGATGTGGATGGTTCTGTGGAAGCATTAACGGATTCTTTCCAAAAATTATCTACTGAAGAAATTCAAGTTAATATTATACATAAAGGCGTTGGTGCCATTACAGAAAGTGATGTATTGTTGGCTACAGCTTCAGATGCCATTATTGTCGGATTTAATGTACGACCTGTTGGAAATGCAAGAATGATTGCGGACAAGGAAGAAATTGATATCAGAACTTACTCAATTATCTATGCAGCCATTAACGATCTTAAAGATGCCATGGAAGGTATGTTATCTCCTGAGGTTAAAGAAGAAGTTACTGGTACAGCTGAAATTAGAGAAATATTCAAAGTATCTAAAGTTGGAAACATTGCGGGTTGTATGGTTACCAATGGAAAAATCTTCAGAAATTCTAACATTAGGATTATTAGAGATGGCGTCGTTGTTCATACAGGTTCACTTGAAGCATTGAAACGATTTAAGGATGATGTAAGAGAAGTGGCAAAAGGCTACGATTGTGGTATGCAGATCAAAAACTATAACGATATTGCCATAGGTGATGTTATAGAAGCATTCCAAGAGGTAGAGGTAAAGAAAAAGTTGAAATAA